Below is a window of Cucurbita pepo subsp. pepo cultivar mu-cu-16 unplaced genomic scaffold, ASM280686v2 Cp4.1_scaffold000672, whole genome shotgun sequence DNA.
NNNNNNNNNNNNNNNNNNNNNNNNNNNNNNNNNNNNNNNNNNNNNNNNNNNNNNNNNNNNNNNNNNNNNNNNNNNNNNNNNNNNNNNNNNNNNNNNNNNNNNNNNNNNNNNNNNNNNNNNNNNNNNNNNNNNNNNNNNNNNNNNNNNNNNNNNNNNNNNNNNNNNNNNNNNNNNNNNNNNNNNNNNNNNNNNNNNNNNNNNNNNNNNNNNNNNNNNNNNNNNNNNNNNNNNNNNNNNNNNNNNNNNNNNNNNNNNNNNNNNNNNNNNNNNNNNNNNNNNNNNNNNNNNNNNNNNNNNNNNNNNNNNNNNNNNNNNNNNNNNNNNNNNNNNNNNNNNNNNNNNNNNNNNNNNNNNNNNNNNNNNNNNNNNNNNNNNNNNNNNNNNNNNNNNNNNNNNNNNNNNNNNNNNNNNNNNNNNNNNNNNNNNNNNNNNNNNNNNNNNNNNNNNNNNNNNNNNNNNNNNNNNNNNNNNNNNNNNNNNNNNNNNNNNNNNNNNNNNNNNNNNNNNNNNNNNNNNNNNNNNNNNNNNNNNNNNNNNNNNNNNNNNNNNNNNNNNNNNNNNNNNNNNNNNNNNNNNNNNNNNNNNNNNNNNNNNNNNNNNNNNNNNNNNNNNNNNNNNNNNNNNNNNNNNNNNNNNNNNNNNNNNNNNNNNNNNNNNNNNNNNNNNNNNNNNNNNNNNNNNNNNNNNNNNNNNNNNNNNNNNNNNNNNNNNNNNNNNNNNNNNNNNNNNNNNNNNNNNNNNNNNNNNNNNNNNNNNNNNNNNNNNNNNNNNNNNNNNNNNNNNNNNNNNNNNNNNNNNNNNNNNNNNNNNNNNNNNNNNNNNNNNNNNNNNNNNNNNNNNNNNNNNNNNNNNNNNNNNNNNNNNNNNNNNNNNNNNNNNNNNNNNNNNNNNNNNNNNNNNNNNNNNNNNNNNNNNNNNNNNNNNNNNNNNNNNNNNNNNNNNNNNNNNNNNNNNNNNNNNNNNNNNNNNNNNNNNNNNNNNNNNNNNNNNNNNNNNNNNNNNNNNNNNNNNNNNNNNNNNNNNNNNNNNNNNNNNNNNNNNNNNNNNNNNNNNNNNNNNNNNNNNNNNNNNNNNNNNNNNNNNNNNNNNNNNNNNNNNNNNNNNNNNNNNNNNNNNNNNNNNNNNNNNNNNNNNNNNNNNNNNNNNNNNNNNNNNNNNNNNNNNNNNNNNNNNNNNNNNNNNNNNNNNNNNNNNNNNNNNNNNNNNNNNNNNNNNNNNNNNNNNNNNNNNNNNNNGAAAAAtccaaatatcaaaattatccacgtgtttattccattttttcaaGCAATCTTTCGATATTCGACGTTAGGAAAATATCGATAACAtaggaaaaattaaatataaatttagccCCTTGTGTCTCGAAATTAATGGATAAGAACGGATGAACCGACTCGACAAACTGCGAGTCGATCTGAAGTGCGCGTGTCTCAATTAACGAAAATCTATATAGTGTTTTTAATAGTTAGCTATGATGTGGGGTCACTCCCCTATTATGATCGGACAATGTGAGGATTATTAAACAGTCACCAATTAACCTTTAATAGTAACCTGCCTCAATCGACCAGAGTTCacatttgtatttttcttttatgattaCAAGTTGATATGGATAGAGTCATGCCATGATATGTATGAGCTTTACAGTgccataataataatggtgCACACaagtatatattaattgataGGCACGATGATCACTCCCTCCTTTGTTGACGACTACCTTATGTGCCATATTAGGAAGTCACCGACTAATCTCTAAGAAAAAAATCCATTTCGATTGAATTGTTCATAATGTATGATAAGCTACGAGTTGAAACTATAATCGTTCACCTTGAATGCCGGTGAATATGTATGATTTGAAAACGATAATAACCTAATGAAACCTGACTCGAACTCTCCTAAGCTTACTTCTCTCCATTATTTTCACACCGGTAAAAGTTAGACCTATCTGATCGAATTGTCTGATAAACGTTTCTAAAGAAAACGGGTTtaagatttagggtttagagtttGACGGTGCTCGTACGTTATCTTGCCAACCGACACATCAGGTCAACTTCGAGAAGGAAACAGAAACCGACCTAATATTTCTTGTGTGTGTCCGTGGTCCTCTCCTTAGACATTGAGATGTATGCAGACTTTTCTCTATGTTCACCGACAGTACACTTGTGGTTGAAGTTTTCCAAACTTTTTAAGATGGATAAATGGTTAAATAATGCATccttcaaaataatttcaatggaaactaataaattatataaaaaattcaactacCAAAATACTCGAAtccgatcaaaatcaaaattgtgTTCGAGTACGCTTAAATTTAgctataaaaatcaaaacccagCTGATAAAATGGTCGATAAACGAGTTTCATTGAGATTAATGTGTCTAAAATatctttgaaaattaaatgacctaataaatataatgtaaGATCCCACTTCGGTACGAGAGATGACAAAGCATACCCTGTAAGAATGTGAAGACTTCTCTGtaacaaaacatattttatagGGGTGTAAAAATCTCTCACAAACAGTCATGTTTTTGAATTGTGAGGctaatgacgatacgtaacgggttaaatcgaacaatatttgctagtggtggacttgggttgttacaagtGGTACAGAGCTCGACAGGGGACAATGTGCCAATGAGTACGTTGAGCTTCcaagggaggtagattgtgggtcccacgtcggttaaagaagggaacgaagcatttcttataagggtgtggaaacctctcctaaacACGGGACactatctgctagcggtggacttgaactgttggtatcagaactagacacttgacaatgtgccagcgagtaCGTTGAGCttccaagggaggtggattgtgaggtcccacatcggttagagagaggaacgaagcattccttataagggtgtggaaacctctcccttgacgacaatacgtaacaagccaaagcgaacaatatctactaaccgTGGACTTAGAGCGTTACACAACCCAATTAAACAGACACGAAACTTGTAAACTACTTTAAGTGTCTCAATTTTATGAAGTGGGTGTGTTTACAAAAATGGTTGTGAAGTTTGAGTGTGACACCATCATTAAAAGTGCATTAAAATGGAGTAATAAGAGTCAATATAGCAAGTAACAAGAAGGTTGTGTTTGTAGGGTTTGTagagcaaagaaaaaaaattaaagcttATAAATATGATGGTTTTCCAAATCAATGTCAACCTTTTAAAGCGTTTTACTAAAATTCAAACCGATTAACATTATTACGAGACGTTCGACTAAAAGAGGTGCACCTAAATGAATCATGACCATTTTCGACTCGAAGTGATTATAAGGATAAGAACCCATGATTAAAAAAAGGCTTATACATCGTCTTTTTCGGTAACTTAAACATAagaacttaaaaattaaacatgttTGATTTGAGACAATGGTACGCTGTTTCTCGGGACAACATGCAAGTGAtgataaaacatttttaaaagacTTATATTAGTCTCTGTCTggtttaaatttatgttatttatttttggattctattattttaatgacTTTATTAggattaaaatattgtaaattatatgctttaattaatttaaacaaatagttggaaaaattcttttaaatattttaaaatgtaggTCAGAGTCTGACGTGGAAAAAAGATAttccaattattattatttttttatttatatatataaaaaaaatgatggcCCTTTCACATTTTCAAGGTCAATCTCTTGACATGcatttgcttcattttatttatggtaatatttttttaataattaatttctttttttcagaatttacatttatttaatattccCATCACATGcacatttttcaattaatctTTTACTTTATTCATTATCACACCACTAACCCCAATtactttaattataatttattttaattatatccaaaattattctaaaatacACGTGAATTTACATTCCTACCCTTTTAAAACACAATTTCcatactaaaaaattaatttcaaataatttcaacaaatatttattaaatataaaattagaaatattattggataattttataatttttttttgggctaaaaattgaaaaaaatagaaggcCAAGTTAGGCAAGCTACTTGGATGCAGACAACTGGGACAGAGGCGCTGCCAGGGCCGCTGATAGATATGTCGGTGCTGCAGTTTTGCTCGCCGTTCAAACGGGAACGCCCCCTGAGATTCTATACTTTTTCATCGATTTCTTTACCTTTCCGTTATACAAATCCAAACTATTcctgggtttttttttttacgggCGTTAAGAAATATGTCTGTAGTCGGCGGAAACAGAGTggttgctctgtttttttctaCGCTGAAGTTTGATATTAAATAGGATTCCACGAGGAGCCCATTATCCCAAGAAGTGGAAGCGTTTGTTTATTCTAATCCCCAAGTGTGCAAGAACTTGGACGGATTGTTATCGTCCTTGCATACGGCTCTTTGCGattccttctctctttttgggGATTTTAAGACTGTAATGTATGCAGGGAAGTAGAGTGAAGAAGTTGTCGGAGATGGGGTTTCGAGAACAAACGGCGTTGTCGAGACCAGCTTTCAGAGCTCGGGATTCCAGTCCTGATTCTGTCATTTATGCGCTCGAATCCAGTTTTAGTCTCTTCTCCTCTGCTTCTGCTAGTGTTGAGCGATGTTCTTTTGCATCGGAGGCCCACGACCGCGATTCCCTTATCTCTGAAATCTCTCTTGTAAATCTCGTTTCCTTGTATCTTGTTCTTGCATGGATTCAAATGGGGTTGtttattttcgagttttttttGGTGGGGTTTCGTTTTTCTGGGTGATTTCTGAGATTATAATCGATTTGGGATAATGGGGTTGTTTATTTCCTAGTTTGTTCTGATGGGGTTTTCGATTTTCCGAGTAATTCCACATGTTGGAAACGATTTGAGGAGATTTCTTTGTATAGACACTGTaatgaaattagggttttgtagATGATTGATGAACAAATATGGATGGAAAAACAGAGGTTTGATTGAAAGCTTTTGTTGTATGATTTTGATTGCAGCATTTGGCAGGGCATGATGAAGATCCAGAACAAAACAAGCCTGCACTAAGCAACAAGCACAGTCGTCTCTATACAAATGGAGAAAAAGCGAAAGGTACAGCTAGTTTTTGAGCTTCGTggcaaaagaataaaaagaaaaaaagtagaatCTCATACCCACAGAAACTTTTAGGCACTTCAAATTCGGTTCTAATTGGTTTTTTCCCAGTTCATAAAGATGAAAGCAATGTCGACTTAGACGACGAGAATCGAACGGTCGATTCAGCGAGGAATTCGTTTTCTCTTGCTCTTAAAGGTATTACAGATCCAACACCTTTCCCTTTCCTCGGTCTTTATCTGCAATGTTTACTTGAACTGGGTTGATTTTACAGAGTGTCAAGATCATAGATCCAGATCTAAAGCTCAATCCAGTAAGCTGGATGAAAAGAAACCTGCTTCGTTGGATCTAAACAACGCTAATACAGCTTCCTCACCTCGTTTAACGGCTGTCAAGAAGAACGTTGTAGTAACGACGCATAAGACTGCAACATTTCCAAGCCCTGGGACGCCGAGTTATCGGCACAATAGCTTTAGTATGCCAAAAGGGTGGAGTTCAGAGCGAGTGCCATTGCAGAACAATGGTGGCCGGAAACATACTAATAACCCTGCATTGCTGACTCTCAACAGCGGTAGAACGTTGCCATCGAAGTGGGAAGATGCTGAAAGGTGGATCTTTAGTCCTATATCCGGTGATGGGGTTGTGAAGACTTCGGCTCAACGTCCTCAACAGCGTCCGAAGTCGAAGAGTGGTCCGCTTGGCCCTCCTGGTACTGCATACTATTCGATGTATTCACCTGCTGCTCCTGCCTATGAAGGAGGGACTTTTAGGAACTTCATTACAGAATCCCCATTTTCAGCTGGAGTTGTATCAACGAATGGTTTGGCTGTTCATTCTGGTGGACATGAAGGGTCCTTTCATGGACAAACAGAGCCCTCCATGGCACGCTCGGTTAGCGTTCATGGCTGCTCTGAAATGTCGGGTCAATTGTCATCAACAACAGGTTTGCAAGAAGGTAAAAGCTGTGCACCAATCATCTTATCTTGCATTATAATTACTTGgacattttttctttgtgcAATAGTATAATGGATCTTAATTCTCGAGTAAGGACGTAGCTTAACCGTGTGGATTTAGTATCAACGACATAGGATTACTCTTGACCTTATTGTTGTAATGAAAAAGATGATATCTTGCAGGATCGAGAGAAAACTTGGCTACAGTCAAGAACTCGGGGACAGACGTTTCTCGTGTTGTTTCAAGAAGGGATGTGGCTACACAAATGAGCCCGGAGGATAGCATGCATTCATCTCCAAGGACGAAGTCGTCAATCACTGCCTCCACTTCATCGGCTATGCATATGTTTGAGCTGGGAGCTGTTACTTCTTCTAAGTTGGATATCAGGGACGTGCAAGTCGATAATCAGGTCGCCACGACAAGATGGTCGAAGAAACATAAGGGGTCATTTCCTCGGAAAGATTCTCTCGACTACAAGAGGAAGAACGATGCGGATGTGGCTTCTCGTTGTCCGGATTTAGACATTCCTATCATGGGAAAAAGTATTTCAAAGTATGTCTACCTGCCTGTGTGTCATGTATCTGACTAGAACTAAATCCTACAATTCAAATAAGCATATAAAATGATTGCTGACCGACCTCTCGTTGCAGGGTTAAGCGCGAGGAAGCGAAAATAGCAGCATGGGAGAATCTACAGAAAGCGAAGGCCGATGCAGCTATACGAAAGCTAGAGGTTCGAGCCTTCTATATAATTAACATTTCCTATGGTgattagaaatttagaaatgttGGATTATATGTAGTTTTGCTCTTGCTCCTACTCATCGAGCATCGTGCATCGTGCATCAGATGAAGCTGGAGAAGAAGCGAGCGAGCTCGATGCATAAGATCATGAATAAACTGAAATCTGCTCAGAAGAAAGCCCAAGAAATGAGGAACTCAGTGATGGGAAACCAGTCCCTCCAAGATAACAGGACATCTTCTTTCAAGTCTTTATCTTTTAATGGAAGCCGTCATATGAGCTCCCTAAGTGGTTGTTTCACCTGCCATGCTTTTTAGTGCTGCATTCTACCAGGTGACACTTCTTTCTTGGTTAGATCTCTAATGTTCTGTCTCATGTCgtgttttctttcttggttAGATCTCTAATGTTCTGTCTCATGTCGTGTTTGTTGCTGCATTTGGAGCTCGATCAACACTCGATCTCCTTTTTACATTCATGTTAAACAATTTCGATATAGCCACAATCTTTTGTTGTATAGGATTAAGAGTTAggtgtcacaattgcacttcacttgcgattgtgcgacatTCACACCCAACACTAAGTGGGTCAAACCAATTTGTATTCGCGTTGCATACGGTCGGGCAACGTATGCCAAGCTATTGGCCCTGtttgagaagaaggttttTGAGAGGTTTGAAAGTAAGAATAAGAGCAGATTTAAAAGCAACCTTATATATAAGCAAAAGGTACCAAAACggcttaaataaaatttaatgggtagggagaatttgacaactagtcacatcctctataatacattttgaggcgATTCAAGTCTGGTAGGCTTAGACATGATTTTGCCGCACGGTCATACCAAATCAGGAGaggagttgacaactagtcataccCCTTTGTAGTACATTTTCAGGCGATTCAGGTCTGGCAGACCTTGACAAGTAGTcgtacaaacaaaaaatataatagtaaGACAATACAACATGGAATTAAATAAAGGGTTCAGTGTGACATGGCATGCAGCCACGGGCAACACGCCGTGGatgagcatgaccgtgaccaTTGGACTCCATATATATAGTTTGTTCTTGAGCATAACAGAAGTTTTGTTTCGTTTCGATCAAAAGTTTCCAATGAATGTTGATCAATGCAATCATGATCTTGTTTTGACAGATAGATTCGAAATATCAAACTGATGAATGGCGTGGGATCAACATTGTATAGATCAACATCAAACGCGGTATCGACGCAGTTTTGTTGAGGCATGGCTAGCTGTTCTTGTAAAGAAT
It encodes the following:
- the LOC111785723 gene encoding uncharacterized protein LOC111785723 isoform X2 encodes the protein MQGSRVKKLSEMGFREQTALSRPAFRARDSSPDSVIYALESSFSLFSSASASVERCSFASEAHDRDSLISEISLHLAGHDEDPEQNKPALSNKHSRLYTNGEKAKDESNVDLDDENRTVDSARNSFSLALKECQDHRSRSKAQSSKLDEKKPASLDLNNANTASSPRLTAVKKNVVVTTHKTATFPSPGTPSYRHNSFSMPKGWSSERVPLQNNGGRKHTNNPALLTLNSGRTLPSKWEDAERWIFSPISGDGVVKTSAQRPQQRPKSKSGPLGPPGTAYYSMYSPAAPAYEGGTFRNFITESPFSAGVVSTNGLAVHSGGHEGSFHGQTEPSMARSVSVHGCSEMSGQLSSTTGLQEGSRENLATVKNSGTDVSRVVSRRDVATQMSPEDSMHSSPRTKSSITASTSSAMHMFELGAVTSSKLDIRDVQVDNQVATTRWSKKHKGSFPRKDSLDYKRKNDADVASRCPDLDIPIMGKSISKVKREEAKIAAWENLQKAKADAAIRKLEMKLEKKRASSMHKIMNKLKSAQKKAQEMRNSVMGNQSLQDNRTSSFKSLSFNGSRHMSSLSGCFTCHAF
- the LOC111785723 gene encoding uncharacterized protein LOC111785723 isoform X1, yielding MQGSRVKKLSEMGFREQTALSRPAFRARDSSPDSVIYALESSFSLFSSASASVERCSFASEAHDRDSLISEISLHLAGHDEDPEQNKPALSNKHSRLYTNGEKAKVHKDESNVDLDDENRTVDSARNSFSLALKECQDHRSRSKAQSSKLDEKKPASLDLNNANTASSPRLTAVKKNVVVTTHKTATFPSPGTPSYRHNSFSMPKGWSSERVPLQNNGGRKHTNNPALLTLNSGRTLPSKWEDAERWIFSPISGDGVVKTSAQRPQQRPKSKSGPLGPPGTAYYSMYSPAAPAYEGGTFRNFITESPFSAGVVSTNGLAVHSGGHEGSFHGQTEPSMARSVSVHGCSEMSGQLSSTTGLQEGSRENLATVKNSGTDVSRVVSRRDVATQMSPEDSMHSSPRTKSSITASTSSAMHMFELGAVTSSKLDIRDVQVDNQVATTRWSKKHKGSFPRKDSLDYKRKNDADVASRCPDLDIPIMGKSISKVKREEAKIAAWENLQKAKADAAIRKLEMKLEKKRASSMHKIMNKLKSAQKKAQEMRNSVMGNQSLQDNRTSSFKSLSFNGSRHMSSLSGCFTCHAF